From the Musa acuminata AAA Group cultivar baxijiao chromosome BXJ3-1, Cavendish_Baxijiao_AAA, whole genome shotgun sequence genome, the window GAAGAGATGGCAACATGTCCAGCATTTACAAAAATGACCAAGAAATTTTTTTCCATCGAAATGAAAAACATGGAGATCCCATCAACTACATACGAACATCCACAAGGCCGAACATGCAGAGTCGAGAATCTTCTGACCTTATTGAGGGCAACGGCGACCACCTTCGACCCTTCCCGCATGTCCCGATTCATGGACCTCATCTGCTCCAGCAGAGCCTCGGCGTCCTCCTTCTTGAAGCAGAAAAGTCCCAGGCTCTTCCCAGTGCGAACACCGGAAACGAGCACGAACTCCTCCGCGGCGTTGCTGAGGGCGTAAACGGGCACCCCGGCGAGCCGCTCCTCCATGACCTCCGTCGACATGGCGAGGTCGAACCGCCGGACGCCGCTGCATCCGGCTGGGGAGATACGGGCCCAGGGAAGGGGGGGCGGTCCGGGTGGCGGCGAGGGCAAGTGGGGATGGCCAGATAGGACGGCCCGTCGCGCACGGTTTCGAAGGGTTTCGACGGCGGAATCGAGGTGGGCTTTGAGGGAAGAAGAGGCATCCGAGAAGGCGTTGAGGTGAGATTGGATTGTGAAGAGGAAGGGGTTCGGTTTGGCGGGGATTGATGGCGGAGGGTTTTGGTTTCGGGGTTTAAGCCAAGGGAAGGCCATTTCTTGCGATAGTGGGAGCGAGGGCCGCGACGCAGTTTTGGTGCTACGGAGAGGCAAGTGACTGGTGATTAATAGGTCAGATCGGTGGCGCGTCTTGTAGGCAGAGGGGGGTTTATTTACGGGAGCCCATTGTTTAGAATCCTTTTTATTCTCGTGCTCTCTATTGCCCTATATTTCGATATCCCCGACGATCGCTGGTCCGCGTTTCGTTGACGCTCCTTTCTTTGGTGCCATTCACTCTACTGATCACAGATGTCGTCGTACTGTTAGGGATTTAATTGatttaatttcaaatcatatGATTTTCTTAC encodes:
- the LOC135628707 gene encoding protein TIC 22-like, chloroplastic produces the protein MAFPWLKPRNQNPPPSIPAKPNPFLFTIQSHLNAFSDASSSLKAHLDSAVETLRNRARRAVLSGHPHLPSPPPGPPPLPWARISPAGCSGVRRFDLAMSTEVMEERLAGVPVYALSNAAEEFVLVSGVRTGKSLGLFCFKKEDAEALLEQMRSMNRDMREGSKVVAVALNKVFQLKVDGVAFRFVPDSSQVANAIKVKENEGDPVDDFPGVPVFQSRSLVLRSQNKRYRPAFFRKEDLEDSLSRASRQQRQLNPALRKGDIQVCVLEDIIKAMKESSAASKWDDIVFIPPGFNVSTDLTESAQG